In Hyphomicrobiales bacterium, the sequence TGCCCAACGTCACCATCGAGGCGACGGAAAAGCCGGCGATGATGTCGGCGGTCGCGGCCGGGCTCGGCATGGCGCTGGCGCCGGACTGGGTGTCGCGGCTGTCCTTCCCGGGCGTGACGATGCGGCGCCTGCGCGGCGCGCTGCTCGATCCGCCGCCGCCCGGGGCTCTCGTCGGGGTTTCCTGGCGCCCGCAGCAGAAGCTTCCCGCCCGCGACGACTTCCTCGCGATCCTGCGCGAGAGCGTGACCTTGCTCGACGAACGCCACAGCCTTTCCGTCACCCCGTCCCCCAAACCGCAAGAACGCACGGCCCGTATCGGGTCGTCGGCCGGAGGAGCCTGATGAGTCTCAATCAGATAGAACGGGCACAAGGGTTGCGCGTGCGATCGACGCAGGATCTCGCCGGCGGCCTCTTCATGATCCTGCTGGCGGTCGGCGCCTTCGTTTTCTCCTGGGAGCTGCCGGTCGGCACGCTGCGCCAGCTCGGCCCCGGCATGCTGCCGAAGACCTTCGCGGTGATCTGCGGCGCGCTCGGCCTGATGCTGGCGCTCGCCTCGCTGCGCTACAACGGCGAGAAGCTCTCGGGCTGGTCGTGGAAGGGCATCTTCTTCGCGCTGGGCGGCGCCTGCCTGTTCGCGCTCACCATCCGCGGCTTCGAGTTCGGCCCGATCCGCGTTCCGTCACTCGGGCTGCTCGTCTCCGGCCCGCTGCTGATCTTCTTCTCCGGCCTCGCCGCGGACGACCGCAGGATCAAGGAACTGGTGATCTTCGCCGTCGCGATGTCGGCCGCCTGCATCCTGCTGTTCAAATACGCGCTGAGCCTGCCGATCCCGCTGGCGCCCTGGCTGCTGGGGATCTGACCGATGGACATGTTCTCCAATCTGGCGCTGGGCTTCGGCGTCGCGCTCACCTTCAAGAACATCGCGCTCTGCTTCGCCGGCTGCCTCGTCGGCACGCTGATCGGCGTGCTGCCCGGCGTCGGGCCGATCGCGACGATCTCGATCCTCCTGCCGATCACCTTCGGGCTCGACCCGACCGGCGCCTTGATCATGCTGGCCGGGATTTACTACGGCGCGCAATATGGCGGCTCGACCACCGCGATCCTGGTCAACATCCCCGGCGAGGCGACCTCGGTCGTCACCACGCTGGACGGCCACCAGATGGCCAAGCAGGGCCGCGCCGGCATCGCGCTCGGCACGGCCGCGATGGGCTCCTTCTTCGCCGGCTGCGTCGCCACCCTGATCATCGCAGCGCTCGGCGCGCCGCTGACCAAGATGGCGCTGCTCTTCGGCCCGGCCGAGTATTTCTCGCTTATGGTGATGGGCCTGTGCTTCGCGGTGGTCCTGGCGCGCGGCTCGATCCTCAAGGCCTTCTGCATGATCATGCTGGGACTGCTGTTCTCAACCGTCGGAACCGACCTCGAGACCGGCCAGGAACGGCTGACCTTCGGCATCCCGGCCCTCTCGGACGGCATCGACTTCTCGGTGCTGGCGATGGGCGTCTTCGGTTTCGCCGAAGTGCTGCGCAACCTTGAGAATCCCGAAGCCCGCGACGTCGTGAAGGGCAAGATCGGCCGGCTGCTGCCGGGCTGGGACGACATCAAGCAATGCATCAAGCCGGTGCTGCGCGGCACGGCGATCGGCGGCACGCTCGGCATCCTGCCGGGCAACGGCGCCGTGCTCGGCCCGTTCGCCAGCTACACCATGGAAAAGAAGATCGCCAAGGATCCCTCGCGCTTCGGCAAGGGCGCGATCGAGGGCGTGGCGGGGCCGGAATCGGCCAATAATGCCGGCGCCCAGACCGCCTTCATCCCGCTGCTGACGCTGGGCATCCCGCCGAATGCGGTGATGGCGCTGATGGTCGGTGCGATGACGATCCACGGCATCATCCCCGGCCCGCAGGTCATGACCCGCAATCCGGAGCTGTTCTGGGGCATGATCGCCTCGATGTGGGTCGGCAACCTGATGCTGCTGATCATCAACCTGCCGCTGGTCGGCCTGTGGGTGCGGTTGCTCCAGGTGCCCTACCGGCTGATGTTCCCGGCGATCCTGATCTTCTGCTGCATCGGCATCTACTCGGTGAACAACCAGCCGCTCGACGTCGCCTTCACGGCGCTGTTCGGCCTGTTCGGCTACCTGCTGATAAAGCTCGGCTTCGAGCCGGCCCCGATGCTGCTCGGCTTCGTGCTCGGCAAGCTGATGGAGGAGAAGCTCCGGCAGGCGCTGATCATCTCGCGCGGTTCGTTCTGGACCTTCGTCGAGCGGCCGATCTCCGCAGGCCTGCTCACGGTCGCGGTGCTCGTGCTCGTCATCGCGCTGCTGCCATCGATCTCGAAGAAGCGCGAAGAGGTCTTCACCGAATGACGGGGTTGCCGCACCGGCGGCAGCCGACCACTTTCAAGTCAGGCAATCTCTGGGAGGAATGCTCATGAAGAAGTTTGTTCTCGGCCTTGCGGCTGCGGCGGCCCTGGCCCTTGCCGGCGGCGCACAAGCGCAAAGCTATCCGACGAAGCCGGTCACCATGATCGTGCCCTTCGCCGCCGGCGGGCCAACCGACATCATCGCCCGCATCGTCGCCGATCACATGTCGAAGACGCTCGGCCAGCAGATCGTGATCGAAAACGTCGCCGGCGCCGGCGGCACCACCGGCATCGCGCGCGCCCTCGCCGCAGCGCCGGACGGCTACACCATCGCGATGGGCCATCTCGGTACCTTCTCGGCGGCGCCGGCCACCTATCCCGGCCTCAAATACGACCCGATCAACGGCATGCAGACGATCGGGCTTGCCGGCGGCACGCCGATCCTGATCGTCGCGCGCAAGAACCTCGAGGCGCCCGACCTCAAGACCTTCGTGGCCGCGGTCAAGGCCAACCCGGACAAGTTCAACGAGGCGCATGCCGGTCTCGGCTCGGTCTCTTGGACGACCTGCACCCTGCTGAAGGGCATCCTCGGCACGCCGAAGATCAACGCCGTCGCCTATCGCGGCACCGGCCCGGCGCTGAACGACCTCGTCTCCGGCCAGGTCGATTTCATGTGCGACCAGATCGTCTCCGTCGCCGAGCAGGTCCGCGCCAACACGATCAAGGCCTATGCCATCGCCTCGGCCCAGCGCTCGCCGGCGCTGCCCGACGTCCCGACCACCAAGGAAGCCGGCCTGCCCGACTACCAGATTGAGGCCTGGAACGGCATCGCCGGTCCGAAGGGCATGCCGAAGGAGGCCGTGGACAGGCTCGTCGACGCGCTGAACAAGGCGCTGAACGACGAAGCCACCAAGAAGCGCCTGCTCGACCTCGGCACCGTGCTGCCGACGGCCGAGGAGCGCACGCCTGCCGGCTTTGCGGCGCTGATCAAGCGCGACGCCGACAAGCTGACGCCGGCACTCTCGGCGGCGCCTAAGCAGTAAGCCTCGGCAACAGCCGAAATTCTCGCGGCGGGCCCACTGGCCCGCCGTTTTTCGTTTCGGCCTGCCCTTCGGGAAGAGCCGGCGTCTACCGCCGATCACCTGAACTATTAACTCACTGCTCCCAAAGATCTTTTTCAAGGATGTTGCCGCGCGTTAACATCTCGTGACCGGATTTTTCGGGAACTGTTTCGGCTGTTTCGCGGTTTTCTCGCCGAAGTTCACTTCGAAAGGAGAAAGCCATGTTGAAGAAGCTTGCTCTTGTTGCCGCCTTGACCATCACCCCGGCGATCGCCTTCGCCCAGAGCCAGCCTTCGGGCGGCGCGGTGGGCGGCGCGACCAGCGGTGCTGCGGCCGGTGCGGTCGGCGGCGCGGTGGTCGGTGGCCCGGTCGGTGCGGTGGTCGGCGGCGTCGGCGGTGCCGTGGTCGGAGCGATCGTCGGCGATGCAGCCGAGCCGCGTTTCCGCACCTATGTCGTCGAGCAGCGCGTCCCGTCCTACAGCTATGCCGAGCCGGTCGCGGTCGGCACCATCCTGCCGCAGCAGGGCGTCGTCTATCACCGCCTGCCGGCCGAATACGGGCCGACGGCCTCGCGCTACAATTACACGGTGGTGAACGACCGCACCCTCATCGTCGAGCCCCAGACCCGGCGCGTGGTGCAGATCATCGAGTAACGCCGTTCCCGGCATGAATGGGCCCGCTCCGGCAACGGGGCGGGCCCATCTCGCTCTTGTGATCGCCCCGGCAAGGAACTGCCACAAGACAAGCGCAGTTTCCGGGCGGGGCTAGGCAGATATCGGAGATCCACCATGATCAAGCGGATTCTGTTGGCTGCGGCCTTCGCAGCCATTCCCGTGACCGTTTTTGCGCAAAGCATGGGGCCCATCATCCGCGACCCCGCCAGTGGCGGTTTCACGCACGACCCGGCTCTGGCCGGAAACGGCATATACATGGAACCGTTCTTCGGCCCGTCCCTGACGCGCGATCCCGCGGGAGGCACGATGATCAACGACAATGCGGGCTTCCGAGGCTATGTGATGGCGCAACATATGCGCTCTTATCGCTATGCCGAGCCGGTCGAAATCGGCACCGTGCTGCCCTCGCGCGGCGTGGTCTATCGCGACGTGCCGGCGGCGTACGGGGCACCCGGATATCGCTACACGATCGTGAATGACGAAGCGGTGATCGTCGAGCCGCGCAGCCGCCGCGTGGTCCAAATCATCGAGTGACGTCAAAGCGGGGAGACCCGTGCCGAGAGGTGCGGGCCTTCCCGGGAACTCAGCGCGTGCCGAACATGCGGTCGCCGGCATCCCCGAGACCCGGCACGATATAGCCGTGGTCGTTGAGCCGTTCGTCGATCGCCGCCGTCCAGATGCGGACATCGGGATGGGCGCCGCGCAGGCGGGCGATCCCCTCGGGCGACGCCAGCAGGCAGACGAAACGCAAATCCCGGGCACCGCGCTCCTTCAGGCGCTCGACCGCCGCCACGGCGGAGTTGGCCGTCGCCAGCATCGGGTCCATCACCACGATCATGCGGTCGGCGATGTCGGACGGGGCCTTGAAGTAATACTCGACCGCCTGCAGCGTATCCGGGTCGCGATAGAGGCCGATATGGGCGACGCGGGCGGCCGGGACGAGTTCAAGCATGCCGTCGAGAAAGCCGACGCCGGCCCGCAGGATGGGCGCGAAGACCAGCTTCTTGCCCGCTATGACGGGCTGCATCGAGGTCGTCAGCGGCGTCTCGATCTCGATCAGCTCGGTCGGCAGATCGCGCGTCACCTCATAGCAGAGCAGCATGCCGATCTCGTTGAGGAGCTGGCGGAAGCTCTTGGTCGAGCGATCCTTCTCGCGCATCAGCGTGAGCTTGTGCTGGACCAGCGGATGGTCGACGACGGTGACGCCGTCCTGGCTCGAAGTCATACGCCGTTTACCCCTTCATCTCGCGGATTTCCGCTCGCCCTCAAAATACCGTGCCATCGCTGACAATGGTCAAGGGCGGGCCGCCATCCACACGCTTTTCACGCGCGATGCGCCGGCCGGCAGCCCAAGTGCCGCCTTCCAGAACCTTGGCGAGCGGCAGGTCCTCGCGCGAACGGCCGAGACGCTGGCGGACAGCCAGGCCGATCTCGTCGAGCAGCGCCACCGTCAGCGCCCGCCATTCGACCACGAGCGGCGAGGACACCTCATGGGCCTTCACCCGATCCGCCTCGTCCTTCAGCGCGATGACGCCGCTATCGAGAAAGAGCCCGCCATTTCGGTATTCGGGCAGACCGGTCAGGTCGTCGACGCCGACGACCGCGATGCCGGCCCATTGCAGCGGCTCGATCAGCGAATAGGTCAGCCATTGCGACAGTTTGTGGAAGGGCACCAGCCCCTCCGTCCGCTCGCCCGGCGCGATCATGGGGTGGCGCCAGGTGTCGCCCAAGGCCACGCCGCCCAGCGTCAGCCGCGACGGCCAGATGCCGCCGAACACGGCCAGCACCTCGCCGAGCATATGGGCGGCCCGCAGCGTGCCGGTCTCGGCGGCTACGGCGAATCGGTCGAAGAGTTCGCCGGGGCGCGACAGCCCCTGCCGCTCCAGCTCCTCGCCGAGGCGATTGAGCAGCGCAGCGCGCCCGTCGAGCGCCAGCAGCGGATTGTCCGGCCCGGCCTGGAAGCCCTGCGCCAGCGCTGCCCCGTCGAGGTGCTTCAGCTTGTCTGCATCGGCCCGCAGGGGTTCGGCCGCATCGCCGGAAAACAGGCCGGCGGCGAACATGTCCAGCGAGGCGAGCGCCAAGCCTTCGGATCGGCCGATCTCGCGGCCCGTCACCGCATCGCGATAGCGCCAGTCCGGGCCGGCGCCGGCATCGAGCAGCACGCTGATGACGGCCAGGTCGTAGGCCGCACGGCCGCGGGCCGCCGGGCCGGGGAAAGCAGCGGCCCGATCGAGCCTCTGCCAGCGATCGTCGCCGGCGACGACGAAGTGGCGCCAGCGCGCGTGAAAGGGAATTTCGAGCGTCGGATAATTCGCGCGGATGGTCTCCAGCACATAGTCGGCGCAGGCTTCCAGCCGCTCGGGGTGGACGCTGAAATGAAGCAGCTTGCCCGCGAGGCCCAGCTCCAGCATCTCCTGCGCACGCTCGCGCACGGCGGCCGGTTTCAACAGGGCGCGGAACGCCTCGGGGTCACGGTCGGGCATCGTCGTCTCGGGTGGAGATGGGCGGCAGGATCAGAACTTGTCGAGGTCGCGGCCGACCGTCGCCTTCAGCGCATTGTCGCCGGGCGAGCCGTCGGGGGAATAGTAACCGGCCGCCTTCTTGGCTTCGATCTCGACCGAAGCGTCCGGCGGGATGAGCTCCGGCGGGATGGCGACGCGCTCGCCGATGGTGATGCCGCTCTCGACCATGGCGTCGTATTTCATGTTCGACATCGACATCAGCCGGTCGATATGGCTGACACCGAGCCAGTGCAGCACATCCGGCATGAGCTGCTGGAAGCGGGCATCTTGGACACCTGCGACGCATTCGGTACGTTCGAAATAAGTCGCGGCGGAATCACCGCCCTCCTGGCGCTTGCGGGCATTGTAGACGAGGAATTTCGTCACCTCGCCGAGCGCCCGGCCTTCCTTGCGGTTATAGACGATCAGCCCGACGCCGCCGCTCTGGGCCTCCTTCACGCATTCCTCGATGCCATGCGTGAGATAGGGCCGGCAGGTGCAGATGTCGGAGCCGAAGACGTCCGAGCCATTGCACTCGTCATGGACGCGGCAGGCGATGCGCGCCTTCGGATCGGCGAGCCGCGAGGCCTCGCCCATGACGTAAGCCGTGATCGAGCCGATCGGCGGCAGGAAGACCTTGAGGTCCGGCCGCGTCACCAGCTCGGGATACATCCCGCCGGTCTGCTCGAAGAGCGTGCGGCGCAGCTCGTTCTCCGTGGCGCCGAAGCGCTCGGCGATGCCGGGCAGGTACCAGACCGGATCGACCGCGATCTTGGTGACGGAAATGTCGCCCGAGGGATGCAGGATATGGCCGTCCGCAGCGAGGCGGTGCGCGCCCATGGCGGCGAGGATCTCGGGCAGGTTGAGCCTGGCCTTGGTGATCGCGATCGAGGGACGGATGTCGATGCCCTCGCCGATCAGCTTGCCGAAATCCTGCGCGACCGTGTGGCCGTAGGGATCGAGCGAGACGATCTTCCTCGGATCGGCCCATTGCGGCTGCGGCGCGATCTCCGCCGTGGGATAGGTATTGGTCAGATCCGGCCGCTGCGAGGGATTCATCGCGCGGGCCGAGATCGCCAGAGCGCGATAGACCGAGTACGAGCCGCCATGGGCGCCGATGACGTTGCGATCGGCCGGGTTCGTGGTCGAGGCGATGATCGGGCCGCGCTCGGCGGCGGTCGGCGCCCCCCATCGAATCGGGAAGCGCGTGGCCGCGCCGCCCGGCTCGGGATGGGAGGTCAGCCTGATATGGCCGGTGCGGTTCGGCGCATTCATCGTGGTCTCGCCCTGGAACAGCAAGGGCCCCGAGACGGGAGCGTCCGGGGCCCTCTGGACCTCAAGAAGTCTGAACCAGCGTGCAGGCGCCGTCAATCGCCTTAGAAAACAGCGAGATAGCGCAGCAGCGCGATGATGCCGATCACGATCACGATGATCTGGACGACGTTCTTGATCTGCCCGTCGAGCGGCAGCATGCGCACGAGATAGAGCACGAGGCCGATGACGAGAACGGTGATCAGAAGCGAAATCAGAATGCCCATGCTTGCAGCCCTTTGTCTCGGCCGGTAGCCGGCCCCCCGGGGCCCTGCCGCGACGCATTCGCAGCCCGTCAGCCCCCGGCGAAATAACGTCGCAGGGCGGGAATTGGTTCCGGGGGCGGGTCTTTTGGCGAAAAGGGCCGTGGTTTGCGGGAAGCGCCACCGTCATGGTCGGGCTTGTCCCGACCATCATGTCTTCGCTGGTCGCGGGCTCGTGTTCAGAGACGTGGATGCTCGCCACAAGGGCGAGCATGACGTCGAGGGCGTCATTCTCGGGCGGAGCGAAGCGTAGATCCCCAAGAATCTCAGGGCTAGACACAACGTCATTCCGGACAAGCCGCGAAGCGGCGCTGATCCGGAATCCATCATAGAGCTCGTAACCCTACGATGGATTCCGGGTCTCCCTTCGGTCGCCCGGAATGACGCCTCTTCGTCCTGAGATGCTCGGGTCAAGCCCGAGCATGACGG encodes:
- a CDS encoding Uncharacterized 52.8 kDa protein in TAR-I ttuC' 3'region, with the protein product MDMFSNLALGFGVALTFKNIALCFAGCLVGTLIGVLPGVGPIATISILLPITFGLDPTGALIMLAGIYYGAQYGGSTTAILVNIPGEATSVVTTLDGHQMAKQGRAGIALGTAAMGSFFAGCVATLIIAALGAPLTKMALLFGPAEYFSLMVMGLCFAVVLARGSILKAFCMIMLGLLFSTVGTDLETGQERLTFGIPALSDGIDFSVLAMGVFGFAEVLRNLENPEARDVVKGKIGRLLPGWDDIKQCIKPVLRGTAIGGTLGILPGNGAVLGPFASYTMEKKIAKDPSRFGKGAIEGVAGPESANNAGAQTAFIPLLTLGIPPNAVMALMVGAMTIHGIIPGPQVMTRNPELFWGMIASMWVGNLMLLIINLPLVGLWVRLLQVPYRLMFPAILIFCCIGIYSVNNQPLDVAFTALFGLFGYLLIKLGFEPAPMLLGFVLGKLMEEKLRQALIISRGSFWTFVERPISAGLLTVAVLVLVIALLPSISKKREEVFTE
- a CDS encoding conserved exported hypothetical protein (Evidence 4 : Unknown function but conserved in other organisms), coding for MIKRILLAAAFAAIPVTVFAQSMGPIIRDPASGGFTHDPALAGNGIYMEPFFGPSLTRDPAGGTMINDNAGFRGYVMAQHMRSYRYAEPVEIGTVLPSRGVVYRDVPAAYGAPGYRYTIVNDEAVIVEPRSRRVVQIIE
- a CDS encoding conserved exported hypothetical protein (Evidence 4 : Unknown function but conserved in other organisms) translates to MLKKLALVAALTITPAIAFAQSQPSGGAVGGATSGAAAGAVGGAVVGGPVGAVVGGVGGAVVGAIVGDAAEPRFRTYVVEQRVPSYSYAEPVAVGTILPQQGVVYHRLPAEYGPTASRYNYTVVNDRTLIVEPQTRRVVQIIE
- a CDS encoding GTP cyclohydrolase II, translated to MNAPNRTGHIRLTSHPEPGGAATRFPIRWGAPTAAERGPIIASTTNPADRNVIGAHGGSYSVYRALAISARAMNPSQRPDLTNTYPTAEIAPQPQWADPRKIVSLDPYGHTVAQDFGKLIGEGIDIRPSIAITKARLNLPEILAAMGAHRLAADGHILHPSGDISVTKIAVDPVWYLPGIAERFGATENELRRTLFEQTGGMYPELVTRPDLKVFLPPIGSITAYVMGEASRLADPKARIACRVHDECNGSDVFGSDICTCRPYLTHGIEECVKEAQSGGVGLIVYNRKEGRALGEVTKFLVYNARKRQEGGDSAATYFERTECVAGVQDARFQQLMPDVLHWLGVSHIDRLMSMSNMKYDAMVESGITIGERVAIPPELIPPDASVEIEAKKAAGYYSPDGSPGDNALKATVGRDLDKF
- a CDS encoding conserved hypothetical protein (Evidence 4 : Unknown function but conserved in other organisms); protein product: MGILISLLITVLVIGLVLYLVRMLPLDGQIKNVVQIIVIVIGIIALLRYLAVF
- a CDS encoding Tripartite-type tricarboxylate transporter, receptor component TctC, whose product is MKKFVLGLAAAAALALAGGAQAQSYPTKPVTMIVPFAAGGPTDIIARIVADHMSKTLGQQIVIENVAGAGGTTGIARALAAAPDGYTIAMGHLGTFSAAPATYPGLKYDPINGMQTIGLAGGTPILIVARKNLEAPDLKTFVAAVKANPDKFNEAHAGLGSVSWTTCTLLKGILGTPKINAVAYRGTGPALNDLVSGQVDFMCDQIVSVAEQVRANTIKAYAIASAQRSPALPDVPTTKEAGLPDYQIEAWNGIAGPKGMPKEAVDRLVDALNKALNDEATKKRLLDLGTVLPTAEERTPAGFAALIKRDADKLTPALSAAPKQ
- the upp gene encoding uracil phosphoribosyltransferase; the protein is MTSSQDGVTVVDHPLVQHKLTLMREKDRSTKSFRQLLNEIGMLLCYEVTRDLPTELIEIETPLTTSMQPVIAGKKLVFAPILRAGVGFLDGMLELVPAARVAHIGLYRDPDTLQAVEYYFKAPSDIADRMIVVMDPMLATANSAVAAVERLKERGARDLRFVCLLASPEGIARLRGAHPDVRIWTAAIDERLNDHGYIVPGLGDAGDRMFGTR
- a CDS encoding Tripartite tricarboxylate transporter TctB family protein translates to MSLNQIERAQGLRVRSTQDLAGGLFMILLAVGAFVFSWELPVGTLRQLGPGMLPKTFAVICGALGLMLALASLRYNGEKLSGWSWKGIFFALGGACLFALTIRGFEFGPIRVPSLGLLVSGPLLIFFSGLAADDRRIKELVIFAVAMSAACILLFKYALSLPIPLAPWLLGI
- a CDS encoding Uracil phosphoribosyltransferase, whose translation is MPDRDPEAFRALLKPAAVRERAQEMLELGLAGKLLHFSVHPERLEACADYVLETIRANYPTLEIPFHARWRHFVVAGDDRWQRLDRAAAFPGPAARGRAAYDLAVISVLLDAGAGPDWRYRDAVTGREIGRSEGLALASLDMFAAGLFSGDAAEPLRADADKLKHLDGAALAQGFQAGPDNPLLALDGRAALLNRLGEELERQGLSRPGELFDRFAVAAETGTLRAAHMLGEVLAVFGGIWPSRLTLGGVALGDTWRHPMIAPGERTEGLVPFHKLSQWLTYSLIEPLQWAGIAVVGVDDLTGLPEYRNGGLFLDSGVIALKDEADRVKAHEVSSPLVVEWRALTVALLDEIGLAVRQRLGRSREDLPLAKVLEGGTWAAGRRIAREKRVDGGPPLTIVSDGTVF